A part of Anolis carolinensis isolate JA03-04 unplaced genomic scaffold, rAnoCar3.1.pri scaffold_10, whole genome shotgun sequence genomic DNA contains:
- the LOC100568262 gene encoding free fatty acid receptor 2: MNAENSVVLAVYIFAFLAGLPANLLAFYTFLVKVRQKAAPIDILLFNLTVSDVILLLFLPFKMVEAASGMTWPLPDYLCPLTGFCYYSSIYISTLFLTAISVERYLGVAYPIKYKLHRKPIYAVVASFLFWLLACSHCSIVYIVQYQVVGINETISTNVSKCYEKFSSRQLDILLPVRLELCVSLFFVPFFVSLFCYVNLIRILTSLPNIQARRKQRAVGLAVVTLLNFAICFAPYNISHIVGFIKNESPEWRVYALLLSTLNASLDPAIFYFSSTAIQRTFSDCFAGMGCKLQALMPTCYKLCLPCCEAEVDDNAVDKSSLSRFGERPSERLGRER, translated from the coding sequence ATGAATGCAGAGAACTCTGTCGTCCTTGCTGTTTACATCTTTGCCTTCTTGGCCGGACTCCCTGCCAACCTCCTGGCCTTCTACACATTCCTGGTGAAGGTGCGCCAGAAGGCAGCCCCCATAGACATCCTCCTGTTCAACTTGACCGTGTCTGATGTGATCCTCCTGCTCTTCCTGCCCTTCAAGATGGTGGAGGCTGCCTCGGGCATGACTTGGCCTTTGCCTGACTACCTCTGTCCCCTTACTGGCTTCTGTTACTATAGCAGCATCTATATCAGCACCCTGTTTCTCACGGCGATCAGTGTGGAGCGCTACTTAGGTGTTGCCTATCCCATAAAATACAAGTTGCATCGTAAACCAATCTATGCAGTAGTGGCCAGCTTTCTCTTCTGGTTGCTTGCCTGTTCCCACTGCAGCATTGTCTACATTGTCCAGTACCAGGTGGTGGGAATCAACGAGACTATCTCAACCAACGTCTCCAAATGCTATGAAAAATTCTCCTCCAGGCAGCTTGACATTCTTCTCCCTGTCCGACTGGAGCTCTGCGTTTCTCTCTTCTTCGTCCCTTTCTTTGTCTCCCTCTTCTGCTACGTCAACTTAATCCGCATCCTGACCTCCTTACCAAACATCCAAGCCCGAAGGAAGCAACGGGCTGTGGGCCTGGCCGTGGTGACGTTGCTCAACTTTGCCATCTGCTTCGCTCCTTACAACATCTCCCACATTGTGGGTTTCATTAAGAACGAGAGCCCTGAGTGGAGAGTCTATGCTTTGCTCCTCAGCACCCTCAATGCGTCCTTAGACCCAGCAATCTTCTACTTCTCCTCCACTGCCATCCAAAGAACTTTTTCTGATTGTTTTGCTGGGATGGGTTGCAAGCTGCAGGCCTTGATGCCCACGTGCTACAAGCTTTGTTTGCCCTGCTGCGAGGCTGAAGTGGATGACAATGCAGTTGACAAGTCCTCTCTATCACGTTTTGGGGAGAGGCCTTCAGAAAGGCTTGGGAGAGAGAGGTAG